In a genomic window of Cytobacillus sp. FSL H8-0458:
- a CDS encoding DUF5316 family protein, with the protein MKHLTLGIVLAIAGVLFSIGFWEFSKAYLVTGAIGLLFIAVSILMSGSLAGPHRMRAGFEAADSPDERRKTKAKKNKHRLSINWSAQYYDCVASLPFLKLRVVYL; encoded by the coding sequence TTGAAGCATTTAACCTTAGGGATCGTTTTGGCGATAGCTGGTGTTTTATTTTCAATTGGTTTTTGGGAATTCAGTAAAGCTTATTTAGTGACAGGAGCCATTGGATTGTTGTTTATTGCTGTGTCCATTCTTATGTCAGGTTCTTTAGCTGGTCCCCATCGGATGAGGGCGGGTTTTGAAGCAGCCGATTCTCCTGACGAAAGACGAAAGACGAAAGCGAAAAAGAACAAGCATCGGCTCAGTATTAATTGGTCTGCCCAATATTATGACTGCGTTGCTTCTTTACCTTTTCTTAAACTAAGAGTTGTTTATCTATAA
- a CDS encoding lysozyme inhibitor LprI family protein, with translation MENNKRFLAVLLTIALSGVLAACGNSSEESSSHPSNNSSAQEETTEKEPDGSQGIEEEKTDGSSNTTQSHDKDDSAEAPNDVEAVDKNESPESIKDEYLKKLNKMEEADRNAEAKTTTAEMVKQEEERYRTWDDELNKIYGLLEEQLENDQMNQLREEQRKWIQQRDETAKNSSLKYKGGSMEQLEYVAALASLTRERCYLLVAKYMN, from the coding sequence TTGGAAAACAATAAAAGGTTTTTGGCAGTACTGTTAACAATAGCCTTGTCAGGAGTATTGGCTGCTTGTGGGAACTCATCTGAAGAATCGAGCAGCCACCCATCCAATAACAGCTCTGCTCAAGAAGAAACAACAGAAAAGGAGCCAGATGGATCACAGGGAATTGAGGAAGAAAAAACTGACGGCAGCAGTAATACTACACAGTCCCATGATAAAGACGATTCAGCTGAAGCTCCAAATGATGTTGAGGCAGTTGATAAAAATGAAAGTCCCGAGAGCATTAAAGATGAATATCTTAAGAAGCTAAACAAAATGGAAGAAGCGGACAGAAACGCAGAAGCCAAGACAACGACCGCAGAAATGGTGAAACAGGAGGAAGAAAGATATAGAACGTGGGATGACGAATTAAACAAAATCTATGGGCTGCTGGAAGAACAGCTTGAAAATGATCAGATGAACCAACTAAGAGAAGAACAGCGGAAATGGATCCAGCAAAGAGATGAAACGGCTAAAAATTCTTCCCTAAAATACAAAGGGGGTTCAATGGAGCAATTGGAATATGTGGCTGCTCTGGCAAGTCTGACAAGAGAAAGGTGTTATTTGTTAGTTGCGAAGTATATGAATTAG
- a CDS encoding restriction endonuclease: MKLSDEQLEDFTIPLLTKLGYTITKPDDENPDISFLLTHPTGNQAIVKVKSHKREIGIRLVQKTLKQMDIYDAGECWVITNERFTPQAIEYAIANNTRLCDREQFINWILKANKGEKVRG; this comes from the coding sequence ATCAAACTTTCAGATGAGCAATTAGAGGATTTCACCATCCCCCTTTTAACTAAATTAGGGTATACAATAACAAAGCCGGATGATGAAAATCCGGATATAAGTTTTTTACTGACCCATCCAACAGGCAATCAAGCGATTGTAAAAGTCAAAAGCCATAAAAGAGAGATAGGAATTCGCCTTGTCCAGAAAACTTTAAAACAAATGGATATTTATGATGCGGGTGAATGTTGGGTTATTACAAACGAGCGTTTCACCCCGCAAGCAATTGAATATGCTATAGCAAACAATACCCGCTTATGCGATCGGGAACAATTCATAAATTGGATACTAAAAGCGAACAAAGGGGAGAAAGTCCGGGGATAG
- the proS gene encoding proline--tRNA ligase, which translates to MSQNTNNFSKWYLETIQKADLFDYTPVRGCIAFKPDGYEIWEHIQAEMDKRFKETGHRNAYFPMLIPENFFQKEKDHIEGFSPELPWITEAAGEKLEERLALRPTSETMIGHLYSDWIKSYRDLPVLINQWANVFRWEKKTLPFIRTSEFLWQEGHTAHVDEDEARQETMQMLEIYKEVVEGLLAIPVYDGQKTPSERFAGAVDTFSIEAMMKDGKAVQAGTSHYLGTKFAEAFDIKYLNKENKHTFVHTTSWGTSTRLIGSVIMVHGDEQGLVLPPRVAPTQVVLIPVGPWKKNPAIMEKLDEVFAALKAEGIRVRLDDSDQSPGYKFNEWELKGVPVRIELGPRDLDQNQCLMKARDLGDKVAVPLDSVLDSIKKELETMQTRLLEKAKEFRAEHSHTHIDTIEQLEQHIAQAEQNDAIPGWILAGWCGDDACEESVKEKTKFTTRNIPFNPPATKDTCIHCGKEAKHTVWFARAY; encoded by the coding sequence ATGTCTCAAAACACCAACAACTTTTCAAAATGGTATCTGGAAACGATACAAAAAGCAGATTTATTTGATTACACCCCTGTTCGCGGGTGTATCGCCTTTAAGCCTGATGGCTATGAAATTTGGGAGCATATTCAGGCAGAGATGGATAAGCGTTTTAAGGAAACCGGCCACCGCAATGCCTATTTTCCGATGCTGATTCCGGAGAACTTTTTTCAAAAGGAAAAGGATCACATTGAAGGGTTCTCGCCAGAGCTTCCGTGGATCACAGAAGCGGCAGGAGAGAAGCTTGAGGAGCGTCTGGCGCTACGTCCGACTTCTGAAACGATGATTGGACATTTGTATTCCGATTGGATTAAAAGCTACCGGGACCTGCCAGTCTTAATCAATCAATGGGCGAATGTATTCCGCTGGGAGAAGAAAACTCTTCCTTTCATCCGCACATCAGAATTTTTATGGCAGGAAGGCCATACAGCACATGTGGACGAAGATGAAGCGCGCCAGGAAACGATGCAGATGCTCGAAATCTATAAAGAAGTGGTAGAAGGCTTGCTTGCGATTCCAGTTTATGATGGGCAAAAAACACCATCCGAGCGCTTTGCAGGTGCAGTTGATACGTTCTCCATTGAAGCGATGATGAAGGATGGAAAAGCGGTACAGGCGGGAACTTCCCATTACTTGGGCACAAAGTTTGCGGAAGCTTTTGATATCAAATATTTGAACAAAGAAAATAAACATACTTTTGTCCATACAACATCATGGGGTACATCCACAAGGTTAATCGGCTCTGTCATCATGGTTCATGGTGATGAACAAGGCCTTGTGCTGCCTCCAAGAGTAGCACCGACTCAAGTCGTGCTGATTCCAGTCGGACCATGGAAAAAGAACCCTGCGATTATGGAGAAATTAGATGAAGTGTTTGCTGCATTAAAGGCAGAAGGAATCCGCGTACGCCTTGATGATTCCGATCAATCACCAGGCTATAAATTTAACGAGTGGGAGCTAAAAGGCGTACCTGTCCGCATAGAGCTTGGGCCGCGTGATTTAGACCAAAATCAATGCTTAATGAAGGCACGGGATCTTGGGGACAAAGTGGCTGTTCCGCTTGATTCTGTTCTAGATAGCATCAAAAAAGAGCTTGAAACCATGCAGACTCGTTTATTAGAAAAAGCTAAAGAATTCCGTGCGGAGCATTCGCACACACATATCGATACAATCGAGCAGTTAGAACAGCACATTGCACAAGCTGAACAAAATGATGCCATACCAGGATGGATCTTAGCCGGATGGTGCGGTGATGACGCCTGTGAAGAAAGTGTAAAAGAAAAAACAAAATTTACGACACGGAACATCCCGTTCAACCCGCCGGCAACGAAAGATACCTGCATCCATTGTGGAAAAGAAGCGAAGCATACGGTTTGGTTTGCGCGGGCTTACTAA
- a CDS encoding efflux RND transporter permease subunit, whose protein sequence is MNFLTKFSLKNAVAVFIISFLLITGGIYSFTKLKVDQFPDIEFPQISIEAVYPGASPSDVDKQVVSKLEDQLDSIEGVKKMTSSAYDSIGIINLEFPFDTDLDKVEQQVNSVIDEAGLPEEADVKLNRLSFGSFPIYNISFFSKDGESIEAVMKDEVIPELNKIEGINSVSVAGLTDNLVQITVDKEKAAQAGLSLSSIKEQINEKYLSFPAGELTEREEQIPIRVEENLDSIANLENLQLQPAFGGAPAEGAGAGGEQGTQQSAGIQLKDIAGIEPITDKSELARYNLKESLSMAITKKQEANTVEVADKVTSVLEKYDDQLDYEIGIDSAKDIEKSVSTLVKEGLLGALFASIAVLVFLRNARATIIAVVSIPLSILIAAIFLNQMDISLNIMTLGGMAVAVGRVVDDSIVVIENIFRRVRKSNEGMSDKIILESTKEILKAITSSTLTTVVVFLPIGFVGGITGKFFLPFALTIVFSLLASLLVSITIVPILAKFSFKKVPAEEKEGALQKFYGRLIEKSLNHKLVILFISLVLLVGSLAVVPSLGFTFIPNEQSKTLTASIELPSSASLEKTNNISLKVEEMLDEQKEAADVTAAIGARDFATGLRLENKASYFVNLKDNVNVEKTIKSIESKIEDISDEENADLKISVQELETGGPPSNNNVDIDLFSNDLEALQRASKQVEEYMQKNNDLKYITNNFSEKQKQFLVEIDSEKASEYGLSGFQILGTVSDQTKPVNVGTLLLDDKEQEVQLSFDKELGSKDELEEVTLFSQRGPVQLSEVAEVKEIDTFTSIQKLDSKVYARVSGQVKGNDVQAVSSEVKAGVEKLDLPDGVSLTSGGGNDETVEIFQSLGISILVAIGLVYLTMLITFGKARIPFIILSSLIFVPIGSLVSLYIINEPLSVSVMIGFLMLIGIVTTNAIVLVDRIGQNRTKGLPIRKSLVEAGKTRLRPILMTAFATIAALIPLALTTSSGTLISKGLAVTVIGGLTSSTLLTLIIVPVVYELFFLKTSKIERRAEGK, encoded by the coding sequence ATGAATTTTTTAACAAAGTTCAGTTTAAAGAATGCCGTTGCGGTCTTTATCATTTCATTTTTATTAATCACTGGCGGTATTTACTCGTTTACAAAATTAAAAGTAGATCAATTCCCTGATATTGAATTCCCGCAGATATCCATTGAAGCGGTATACCCTGGTGCATCTCCATCTGATGTAGATAAACAGGTAGTTTCAAAGCTTGAAGATCAGCTGGATTCCATTGAGGGTGTAAAAAAAATGACCAGTTCTGCTTATGACAGCATTGGGATCATTAACCTGGAATTTCCGTTTGATACAGATCTCGATAAAGTGGAACAGCAGGTGAATTCCGTTATTGATGAAGCCGGATTGCCTGAAGAGGCTGATGTGAAATTAAATCGGCTCTCTTTTGGCTCGTTTCCAATTTATAATATTTCCTTTTTCAGCAAGGACGGGGAAAGCATAGAAGCTGTCATGAAGGATGAAGTGATTCCTGAATTAAATAAAATAGAAGGAATCAATAGCGTATCTGTTGCTGGGTTAACCGATAATCTTGTGCAAATTACGGTCGATAAGGAGAAAGCAGCTCAAGCTGGATTATCTCTCAGCAGCATTAAAGAGCAGATCAATGAAAAATATCTTTCTTTCCCGGCAGGTGAGCTAACAGAAAGGGAAGAGCAAATCCCGATCCGTGTAGAAGAAAATCTTGATTCTATTGCAAATCTGGAAAACCTGCAGCTTCAGCCTGCTTTTGGCGGCGCTCCAGCTGAAGGTGCCGGTGCCGGCGGAGAGCAGGGCACTCAGCAATCTGCCGGAATTCAATTAAAGGATATTGCCGGCATTGAGCCAATAACAGATAAAAGTGAATTAGCACGTTATAATCTGAAAGAATCTTTATCCATGGCGATCACAAAAAAACAGGAAGCCAACACCGTGGAAGTGGCAGACAAGGTGACGAGTGTACTGGAAAAATACGATGATCAGCTTGACTATGAGATTGGCATCGACTCTGCCAAGGATATTGAAAAGTCTGTCAGCACTTTAGTCAAGGAAGGTTTATTGGGGGCCCTATTTGCGTCCATTGCGGTTCTGGTTTTCCTTCGCAATGCCAGAGCGACCATTATCGCAGTCGTTTCCATTCCTTTGTCCATTCTGATTGCGGCGATTTTTCTAAACCAAATGGACATCTCATTAAACATCATGACACTTGGCGGCATGGCTGTAGCTGTAGGGCGTGTAGTGGATGACAGCATCGTCGTCATCGAAAATATTTTCAGGCGCGTCCGCAAATCCAATGAGGGAATGTCCGATAAAATTATTTTAGAATCCACCAAAGAAATTCTAAAGGCAATCACATCCTCTACTTTAACCACGGTTGTGGTATTCCTGCCGATTGGTTTTGTTGGCGGGATTACAGGGAAATTCTTTTTGCCTTTTGCTTTAACGATCGTGTTCTCTCTTTTAGCATCGCTGCTCGTTTCCATCACGATTGTGCCGATCCTGGCGAAATTTTCGTTTAAGAAGGTGCCGGCTGAAGAAAAAGAGGGAGCACTTCAGAAGTTCTATGGCCGTTTAATTGAAAAATCGCTCAATCACAAGTTAGTTATCTTATTTATTTCTCTCGTATTGCTTGTTGGTTCATTAGCGGTTGTGCCTTCTTTAGGATTTACGTTTATTCCGAATGAACAGTCCAAAACGCTGACAGCATCGATTGAATTGCCATCATCCGCTTCCCTGGAAAAAACAAATAATATCTCGCTGAAGGTGGAAGAGATGCTGGATGAGCAGAAAGAAGCGGCAGATGTCACAGCCGCTATAGGAGCCCGGGATTTTGCCACAGGACTGCGGCTTGAAAACAAAGCAAGCTACTTTGTTAACTTAAAAGATAATGTAAATGTGGAGAAAACGATTAAATCAATTGAAAGTAAAATAGAAGATATCTCAGATGAGGAAAACGCTGATTTGAAGATTAGTGTGCAGGAGCTGGAAACAGGCGGGCCTCCTTCGAATAATAACGTGGATATTGACTTGTTTTCCAATGATTTAGAGGCATTGCAGAGGGCTTCCAAGCAAGTGGAAGAGTATATGCAGAAAAATAATGATCTGAAATATATTACGAACAATTTCAGCGAAAAGCAAAAGCAATTTTTAGTGGAAATAGATTCTGAGAAAGCAAGTGAATATGGTTTGTCAGGATTCCAGATTCTTGGAACTGTCAGCGATCAGACGAAGCCTGTGAATGTCGGGACGCTGCTGCTGGATGATAAGGAGCAGGAGGTCCAGCTGTCTTTTGATAAAGAGCTCGGATCAAAAGATGAACTGGAAGAGGTCACCCTATTTTCTCAAAGAGGACCAGTCCAGCTTTCAGAAGTGGCTGAGGTAAAGGAAATCGATACCTTCACATCGATTCAGAAGCTGGACAGTAAGGTTTATGCCCGTGTTTCAGGCCAGGTTAAAGGAAATGATGTGCAGGCAGTATCATCAGAGGTAAAAGCGGGAGTGGAAAAGCTTGATCTGCCGGATGGAGTATCCTTAACGAGCGGTGGAGGAAATGATGAAACAGTGGAGATTTTCCAATCACTGGGGATTTCCATTCTTGTGGCAATCGGGCTTGTGTATCTAACCATGCTGATTACCTTTGGTAAAGCCCGTATTCCATTTATTATCCTTTCATCACTCATATTTGTTCCGATAGGTTCGCTTGTATCACTTTACATTATTAATGAGCCTCTTTCTGTAAGTGTGATGATTGGCTTCCTGATGCTGATAGGAATTGTAACAACGAATGCGATTGTGCTTGTCGACCGGATCGGGCAGAACAGAACGAAAGGGCTGCCGATTAGAAAGTCGTTAGTTGAAGCAGGGAAAACAAGGTTAAGGCCAATTTTAATGACAGCATTTGCGACAATTGCCGCATTAATCCCGCTGGCACTGACCACCTCATCAGGTACCCTTATTTCAAAGGGCCTTGCGGTAACGGTCATTGGCGGTTTAACATCATCCACACTGCTGACATTAATTATTGTTCCTGTTGTGTATGAATTATTTTTCCTGAAGACGTCTAAGATAGAGAGAAGAGCTGAGGGGAAATAG
- a CDS encoding TetR/AcrR family transcriptional regulator, whose protein sequence is MLLNASDTHKKIVKAAHGLFMDLGYRAVSTRRIAEACGITQPTLYHHFSNKKAIYMEVLRTELVDMQSALSRIIKRFEDDIEECLFQVTYYILINKPPSMGQMFHDIQKELDQEHQGIVRKWWMESYQDPIASIFEKGIKDHKLRDPAEIGSDPVSSAYLLLSLISSRNTDYKLKESLAKEQAGFYVKVILYGLSQSNGQ, encoded by the coding sequence ATGTTGCTAAATGCAAGCGATACACATAAAAAAATTGTTAAAGCAGCACATGGGCTTTTTATGGATTTAGGCTATCGGGCGGTTTCCACAAGAAGAATTGCTGAAGCCTGCGGCATTACGCAGCCCACCCTTTATCATCATTTTTCTAATAAAAAGGCCATATATATGGAAGTGCTGAGGACTGAACTGGTTGATATGCAGAGCGCTTTAAGCAGAATTATTAAGCGCTTTGAGGATGATATTGAAGAATGTTTATTTCAGGTCACTTATTATATTTTAATCAATAAGCCTCCTTCAATGGGCCAGATGTTTCATGATATTCAAAAAGAATTAGATCAGGAGCATCAGGGAATCGTCCGGAAATGGTGGATGGAGTCTTATCAGGATCCGATTGCCTCAATCTTTGAAAAAGGGATTAAAGATCATAAGCTGCGGGATCCAGCGGAAATAGGGTCAGACCCGGTTTCATCGGCGTACCTGCTTTTAAGTCTGATTTCATCAAGGAATACCGATTACAAGTTGAAAGAAAGCCTGGCGAAAGAACAAGCCGGATTTTATGTCAAAGTGATTCTTTATGGTTTATCGCAGTCTAACGGGCAGTAA
- a CDS encoding DUF1284 domain-containing protein yields the protein MYKLRGHHLFCLLGYRGMGYSQEYVENMTHMHQSLRDNPRTWIQLVKGPDHLCAKYPNSGEYHCEHHDIYERDAVILEKLGLNIGQILYWQDIESNIQKYALPSDIQTVCETCSWRSYGVCEEGIRDILEGQGLREIK from the coding sequence ATGTATAAGCTGCGCGGCCATCATCTCTTTTGCCTTCTGGGCTATCGGGGAATGGGCTATTCCCAGGAATATGTTGAAAATATGACCCATATGCATCAAAGCTTGAGAGACAACCCCAGGACATGGATACAGCTTGTTAAAGGGCCGGATCACCTGTGTGCAAAGTATCCCAACTCAGGCGAATACCATTGTGAGCACCACGATATTTATGAAAGGGATGCAGTTATTCTGGAGAAATTAGGGCTGAATATCGGACAAATTCTGTACTGGCAGGACATTGAGTCAAACATCCAGAAGTATGCCCTTCCCTCAGACATACAGACCGTTTGTGAAACTTGTTCGTGGCGCTCATATGGCGTTTGTGAAGAAGGTATTCGCGATATTCTTGAAGGGCAGGGCTTAAGAGAAATAAAATAA
- a CDS encoding DUF3291 domain-containing protein, which produces MAFAAILTVGQLKHSEEHPASREFFITGNQVMSEAAKTGQLIKEFNPNRVKLPEEMIKGNGTPVLTLTVWKDLQSLYRFTYSGLHRQALQDRNKWFDPLPERKPNYVIWWSDMLSNVSWKEAFKRYDSYIQHGPDSYAFDFKHPFDEFGEPAALK; this is translated from the coding sequence TTGGCATTTGCGGCAATTTTGACAGTTGGACAGCTAAAACATTCGGAAGAACACCCTGCCTCCAGAGAGTTCTTTATAACAGGAAATCAAGTAATGAGTGAGGCTGCTAAAACCGGGCAGCTCATCAAAGAATTCAACCCAAATAGAGTGAAGCTTCCTGAAGAAATGATCAAAGGAAATGGTACTCCTGTTCTTACCTTAACAGTATGGAAAGACCTGCAATCTTTATATCGGTTTACCTATTCAGGTCTTCATAGGCAAGCATTGCAGGACAGGAATAAGTGGTTTGACCCTCTTCCGGAGAGAAAGCCTAATTATGTGATATGGTGGTCGGATATGCTATCAAATGTTTCCTGGAAGGAAGCTTTCAAAAGATATGATTCTTATATCCAGCATGGACCTGACTCTTATGCATTTGACTTTAAGCATCCATTTGATGAATTTGGGGAGCCGGCTGCACTTAAATAG
- a CDS encoding cache domain-containing protein, which produces MKKPIWLSIQWLILGLLAFAMLGTFAGSVISSVVVSKNNLEKNYLIENQYYAQKLAATTDSLFEDMIKNLTTESQNINYLTNDSRKIHKELEFILQSTTYFNSAFFADKTGRIVASAPDMALDGTRLNSVGAKKSLEKKVPIISKPYVGVTGKLIMLISVPVFDDNRSYKGFLAGSIYLQEENSLTKVLGQHPKHENDSYVYVIDSEGNIIYHPVKDRINDNVTENKVVKQVLEGKNGNLEVTNTKGISMLAGYASAT; this is translated from the coding sequence ATGAAAAAACCTATATGGTTAAGCATCCAGTGGCTTATTTTAGGCTTACTGGCGTTTGCTATGCTTGGCACCTTTGCCGGAAGTGTCATTTCGAGTGTAGTGGTCAGTAAGAACAACCTGGAGAAAAATTATTTAATAGAGAATCAATATTATGCTCAAAAACTCGCAGCTACAACAGACTCTCTATTTGAAGATATGATTAAAAATCTCACAACGGAATCACAGAATATAAATTACCTGACGAACGATTCTCGGAAAATCCACAAAGAATTAGAGTTTATACTGCAGTCGACTACCTATTTCAATTCTGCATTTTTTGCGGACAAAACCGGCCGCATAGTGGCATCTGCACCTGATATGGCTTTAGATGGAACAAGATTAAATAGTGTAGGTGCAAAAAAATCCCTGGAAAAGAAAGTTCCTATAATATCAAAGCCTTACGTAGGCGTGACCGGAAAATTAATTATGCTTATTTCTGTCCCTGTTTTTGATGATAATAGATCGTATAAGGGATTTCTTGCAGGAAGCATCTATCTGCAAGAAGAAAACAGCCTTACCAAAGTTCTCGGACAGCATCCAAAACATGAAAACGATTCATATGTGTATGTCATTGATTCTGAAGGAAATATTATCTATCACCCGGTCAAAGATAGAATTAACGATAATGTAACAGAAAACAAAGTTGTTAAGCAGGTTTTAGAAGGAAAAAACGGAAATCTGGAGGTCACGAATACGAAAGGCATTTCCATGCTTGCAGGATATGCTTCTGCTACCTAA
- a CDS encoding GGDEF domain-containing protein, which yields MSELDRYSIILFDIDHFKAVNDLFGHQVGDEVLKFLSELVKRETRASDLCFRIGGEEFLIILPGSEVHITESVAERIRKTTEYTLSPSGKPITVSMGISSFPDSADSFSELMNKTDQALYKAKQEGRNRVVTAV from the coding sequence ATAAGTGAGCTCGATAGGTACTCCATCATTTTATTTGATATTGACCATTTTAAAGCAGTAAACGACCTGTTTGGCCATCAAGTGGGAGATGAAGTATTAAAATTTCTGTCTGAATTAGTTAAGAGGGAAACGAGAGCAAGTGATCTGTGCTTCCGCATAGGCGGCGAAGAATTTCTAATCATCCTTCCCGGCTCCGAAGTTCACATCACGGAATCTGTTGCAGAACGGATAAGGAAAACCACAGAATACACCTTAAGCCCCTCCGGAAAACCAATCACTGTTTCCATGGGAATTAGCAGTTTTCCCGATTCAGCAGATAGCTTTTCAGAGTTAATGAACAAAACGGACCAGGCATTATACAAGGCCAAACAAGAGGGAAGAAATAGAGTGGTTACCGCCGTGTAA
- a CDS encoding cytidine deaminase: MNKEQLMESARSMKERAYAPYSKFSVGAALLLKDGTVINGVNVENVSLGATNCAERTAIFTAVANGYKKGDFQAIAVAGDTAAFLPPCSICRQVLAEFCMPDMPVYLTNEKKEILELTLKDLLPYAFTDLEM; encoded by the coding sequence ATGAATAAAGAGCAATTGATGGAAAGTGCACGCAGTATGAAGGAAAGAGCTTATGCTCCATATTCCAAATTTTCGGTTGGAGCCGCCTTATTGCTGAAAGACGGCACTGTCATTAATGGCGTGAACGTGGAAAATGTTTCGTTAGGTGCAACGAATTGTGCCGAGAGAACAGCTATTTTTACTGCTGTTGCAAACGGTTACAAAAAAGGTGATTTTCAGGCCATAGCTGTTGCTGGTGATACGGCAGCTTTTCTTCCGCCGTGCAGCATCTGCAGGCAGGTGTTAGCCGAGTTCTGTATGCCTGATATGCCAGTCTACTTAACAAATGAGAAGAAAGAAATATTGGAACTGACATTAAAGGATTTATTGCCGTATGCCTTTACGGATTTAGAAATGTAA